The following coding sequences lie in one Xanthomonas hyacinthi genomic window:
- a CDS encoding MFS transporter has protein sequence MSTLATPSTPLSRRGYVLILFALAMGGFAIGTSEFSTMGLMPYIARGLAIDEPRVGHLISAYALGVVVGAPLLAIIGARWPRRTLLLALMGFYAVGNLASALAPDYHSMLLVRFIAGLPHGAYFGVATLVAASISRPDQRGAAVSRVLLGLNLAVLIGNPLATWLGQVAQWRYVYALVAAIAVLTVVLVMRLLPADPHEPRQQPLRELRAFNRTQVWLALGIGSVGFAGMFCVFSYLAPTLIQVTGVSERWIPFAMCAFGFGGLLGNLAGGWLFDRLQFRAVPLVLLWSMAVLLAWPLAAHSPWAVLPAVVAVGRMGALAPVLQTRLMDVASEAQTLAAASNHAAFNLANALGPWMGGIAISAGLGWTSTGYVGAAAALGGLLVYLWARHDARRAQRLATAG, from the coding sequence ATGTCCACCCTCGCCACTCCTTCGACGCCGTTGTCGCGCCGCGGCTACGTGCTGATCCTGTTCGCGCTGGCGATGGGCGGCTTCGCGATCGGCACCAGCGAGTTCTCCACGATGGGCCTGATGCCGTACATCGCACGCGGGCTGGCGATCGACGAGCCGCGGGTCGGGCACCTGATCAGCGCCTATGCGCTGGGCGTGGTGGTCGGCGCGCCGCTGCTGGCGATCATCGGCGCGCGCTGGCCGCGGCGGACCCTGCTGCTGGCGCTGATGGGCTTCTACGCGGTCGGCAACCTGGCCAGCGCGCTGGCCCCGGATTACCACAGCATGCTGCTGGTGCGCTTCATCGCCGGGCTGCCGCACGGCGCCTATTTCGGCGTGGCCACCCTGGTCGCCGCCTCGATCAGCCGCCCCGACCAGCGCGGTGCGGCGGTGAGCCGGGTGCTGCTCGGGCTGAACCTGGCGGTGCTGATCGGCAATCCACTGGCGACCTGGCTGGGCCAGGTGGCGCAATGGCGCTACGTCTATGCGCTGGTGGCGGCGATCGCGGTACTGACCGTGGTGCTGGTCATGCGCCTGTTGCCGGCCGATCCGCACGAGCCGCGGCAGCAGCCGCTGCGCGAGCTGCGCGCGTTCAACCGCACGCAGGTGTGGCTGGCGCTGGGCATCGGCTCGGTCGGCTTCGCCGGCATGTTCTGCGTGTTCAGTTATCTGGCGCCGACCCTGATCCAGGTCACCGGCGTCTCCGAACGCTGGATCCCGTTCGCGATGTGCGCGTTCGGCTTTGGCGGCCTGCTCGGCAATCTCGCCGGCGGCTGGCTGTTCGACCGGCTGCAGTTCCGTGCGGTGCCGCTGGTGCTGCTGTGGTCGATGGCGGTGCTGCTGGCGTGGCCGCTGGCCGCGCACTCGCCGTGGGCGGTGCTGCCGGCGGTGGTCGCAGTCGGCCGCATGGGCGCGCTGGCGCCGGTGCTGCAGACCCGGCTGATGGACGTGGCCAGCGAGGCGCAGACCCTGGCCGCGGCCTCCAACCACGCCGCGTTCAACCTGGCCAATGCGCTGGGGCCGTGGATGGGCGGGATCGCGATCAGCGCCGGGCTGGGCTGGACCTCGACCGGCTACGTCGGCGCGGCGGCGGCGCTGGGCGGGCTGCTGGTGTACCTGTGGGCGCGCCACGATGCGCGCCGTGCGCAGCGCCTGGCGACCGCCGGCTAG
- a CDS encoding PA2169 family four-helix-bundle protein, which yields MSIQSKTTHSLNDLIAISRDGKQFYQEAAQKVGDAELSALFLRIAGVKSDIVGSLSAVVQAVGGKPDEHGTLVGSMQQMYGKVRAALGDTKYGYVAELEESEDRLLKAFNETIADSDTPVAARDVATKLLPEVRACHDVMRNRKLAMKNAA from the coding sequence ATGAGCATTCAGAGCAAGACCACCCACAGCCTCAACGACCTCATCGCCATCTCCCGCGACGGCAAGCAGTTCTACCAAGAAGCGGCGCAGAAGGTCGGCGACGCCGAGCTGTCGGCGTTGTTCCTGCGCATCGCCGGGGTCAAGTCGGACATCGTCGGCAGCCTGAGCGCGGTGGTGCAGGCGGTCGGCGGCAAGCCCGACGAGCACGGCACCCTGGTTGGCAGCATGCAGCAGATGTACGGCAAGGTGCGCGCCGCGCTGGGCGACACCAAGTACGGCTATGTGGCCGAGCTGGAGGAATCCGAGGATCGCCTGTTGAAGGCGTTCAACGAGACCATCGCCGACAGCGACACCCCGGTCGCCGCGCGCGATGTGGCCACCAAGTTGCTGCCGGAAGTGCGCGCCTGCCACGACGTGATGCGCAACCGCAAGCTGGCGATGAAGAACGCGGCCTGA